The Sinomonas sp. P10A9 genome contains the following window.
GATCGCGAAGAGCGGCCCGACCTGGAGCACGTAGAAGCCGGCGCAGAAGATGATGCGGCGGAGGCAGATGGGCTGGAGCAAGATCCGGAGGTCCACCTTGCCCTTCTCCGACTCATCCCTGTGGTCGGCATGGAAGACGACGGGCTCGACGCTGAGCTGGTCTGCTAGGGCAGCGCGGAGGGCGGCCTTTTGGCATCCTTGACGCGGCAGTGGTGGAGGAGCCAGCGGGGCGATTCCGGGGTGCCGAGGCGGAGCAGGAGCACGATCACGCCCAGGAAGGCGGAAGAGACCAGCATCCAGCGCCACGAGTCTGCGCCGAAGACCTCGAACATCGCGTAGCCGACGATCGACGCGACCGCGGCACCGATGAACCAGCCAACCTGCAGGACGCCGAGCATCTGGCCACGGCGCTTGCGCGGGAGCCATTCGGCCAGGAGGGAGTTGGCGATCGGGTAGTCCGCGCCGATGGGCCAGGCCCATGATGAACCGGGCGATGACAAGCAGGATCGAGTCCTGGACGAAGAACTGGAGCACCGAGCCGAGCACGAGCACCCAGAGGTCGACCGCGTACATGAGCTGGCGGCCAAACTTGTCCGTCAGCAGGCCGAGGAAGAGGGCTTCGAGGAAGATGCCGACGAGCGTCTTGTCGGAATAGGCATACTCGAGCGGTTAGGCCAAAGCTGTTTCGGTTGCCGCTCAGGTGGTCATGGAGCAATCAACTCGAGCTCGCGACTGGTGCCGCCGTGCCCTCTATTGCAGGGGACACACAGCGCACGAGCGTTGCTCAGCGAAGTTGGGCCTCCCTGAGAATGCCATTTCACGTGATCCGCGTCAACTTCTTCAAGAGTTTGAAGTGGACGACCGCAGCTGGCACAACGCTTATCAGACCGCTGCCAAAGAACCCAGCGCTCCTCGGTCGTAAAGCCTCTCTTTGTATCTTTCAGAACAACTTCTGGATGCGCGAGCAAAAAGCGTTTGACAAGAATGTCTCGTCGCTTTTCCATGCTTCCCGAATCGTTAGTTCCCTGCTGCATTAAACGACCGAATTCTGTGAGCTCAGAATCCCTCGATTCTTCATCTCGGTTGAGATTTTCATTCCTCGCAAGACGGAACTCAACCAGGAATCTCTTCATCATCTCCTTGATGCCTGCCCCACCATAATTTCCCAAAACGTGAGTTGCAAAAACGTACATTAGTTGTGGGTAGGACTGCTTCGAGAGTTCCATGTCATTCTGGTCGAAGATCGGCGAGATGTCCTTCAACCGCGCAGCAACTCGGTCGGCAAGCTTTGTGGCATCCGCGCCCGGCATCTTCTTCCCGTCGCGCACGAACTTGTCGAGGTACTTCTTCTTTAGGTCTGCGGTCCTGTCTTCTCCAAATTCAAGAAATGTCTTTTCGAGGTAAAGAAGTTTGCAAGAAACTTCATAGTGAGCATACCGCCGATTCGAGAACTTCAACTTTGTCTTGAAGAATGGTTCCTGCGCCAGATCGCGGACCGCCTTGGCGACAGGGCCGCCGATTGCATTCCTGCTTTCCGCGGCATTGAGTTTTTCGCCGTTATTCAGACGGGAGAATAGCTCTTCAATGTCATCCTCGTCTGCACCTCGAATCAGCGTGACATCCAGAGATATCTCCTTTATGATATCGCGCGTCTCCTCGCGAAGATCCTTGAAAAGCTGCCCCGCCTTCGGTGGCACCTCGCAATCTACGCCCGAATACTTAAAGTCCTCGGCAAGTGCGAGATTCGAGTCCAGAAACTGGAGAAGAGTGGATATCCGCTGTTTTCCGTCCACCACGGCGAACTCAAAGCCCGCATCATCAAGGTCTACTACGTGCATGTATATCTTGGGGATGTCAAAACCATTAACGATAGAGTCAATGAATAGCTGTTTCCGGTCCTTTGACCAGACGCCGCTTTCTCGCTGATAGACGGGATCCATATTGATGATTCTTCGGCTCCGACCAAACCAGGAAACAGCCTTCGGCTTCGTATCACACTCCATAGTTCGCCAGGGTACCAAGCCGCTGGCCGCGGAGAGGGAGGAATCCAGTCCCAAGGGATCGTTTGAACGCCGAGACCGCTGTCGATTGCGACTACTCACTGGTCCGGGAGATCTCGGAAAACCCTGAGACGATCTCGGGACGGTGCCCTCCGGAGGAAGACCAGGGCGACTCTAAGCCTTCCCCTGCTCCCGCTTCCGCCGCTCCGATTCCTCGCGGTGTCGGCGGATCTCCGCCTGGATGAGCTGCTCCTCCTCCGTGAAGCGGAGGGCGTTGGCGTCGTCGACGGAGTCGCGCGAGCCGTCTGCCTCCTGCTCGGCAGGGAACTCGGCGTCGTCGTCGGCGGGTTCGGGGGTGGTGGCACGCTGCTCAGTCATGGCCACACTGTAAACCCGTTGGAGTGAGATATGGGGTTTCGACTTCACCGCGGATTTCGGCTTCACTCTGCCACCGTCCCGGTACGCTCGCAGCATGACAATCGGCATCACCGGCGTCACTGGGACGATCGGCGGGCAGGTCGCCCGGTTCCTCGCCGCCGACGACCTCCCGCTCGTTCTGCTCGCGCGAACCCCAGCGAAGGCACCCAAGCTGCCACGCGCCGTCGTGCGCCCGGCCGACTACGGCGACCGCCCTCTCTGCGAGCGCTCGCTCGAGGGCGTCGAGACGCTCTTCATGGTCTCCGGGCGGGAGAGCGAGACGCGTATGGACGAGCACCGCAGCTTCATCGATGCAGCCGCCGCGGCCGGGGTGCGGCACGTGGTCTACACGTCCTTCATGGGAGCCGAGCCCGACGCGACCTTCACCCTCGCCCGCGACCACTTCGCCACCGAGGAGTACATCAAGGACGCCGGCCTCGCCTACACGTTCCTTCGCGACTGCCTCTACTCCGACTTCCTCGAGGGCATGGTGGGGGACGACGGCGTCATCCGCGGGCCCGCGGGCAACGGCGCCGTCGCCGTGGTCGCCCAGGCGGACGTCGCCAGGTGCGCCGCCGCCGTGCTGCGCGACCCGGCCGCCCACGCTGGCGTGACCTACACCCTCACCGGCCCCGAGGCCCTCACCATGGCTCAGATCGCGCACATCATCTCCGCCATCCGTGGCACCCACGTGACCTTCCACAATGAGACCGTCCCCGAGGCCTACGAGTCGCGCAGGAAATGGCCGGCGCCCGACTGGGAGTACGACGCCTGGGTCTCCACCTACACGGCCGTCGCAGCCGGCGAGATGGAGCACGTCACCGACGACGTCGAGACCCTCACCGGACGCCGATCTATGAGCCTCAAGGAAGTACTGCTGGCCGAGTAGGCATCAGCCGACCGGGTGGCCGTGGCTGCAGACATCCTGCCCAGGAAGGATGTCGTGGCCCTGGATGCATGTCCTTTCGGGCGCGAGGGGCGCGTCATGCTGGCTGACGAATAGGCTGCTCCGGCCGTGGGCGATGCCGTCGCCCTCCCGGGTGTGCCATCTCTTGTGCGGACCTTCTTTGGGCGGGACCGCATGCGAGGAGGCCTCGGACTTGGGTGCGAATGGATTCTTCATGATCCCCACCGCCTCGGGTGCTGGGCGGCGCCCCTACGGCGCCGATAGTCAAGGATAGGCTCGAAATGTGGGGCCATCACCCCCGCAATGTGGGGCGAACGCGGCTTTGGCTGGGGTGCGGCGAGTCCCGGCCAGGCACCTCGACCCGAAGGCGCGGGAGGCCGCCGTCGTGCCTTGGTCCCGGAGGTGGGCCGACCGTGGACCACGGGCTCTACACCCGCGGGCCCAGCGGCGGTACCGTTACGCCACGAGCGGCGGAAGGACTGTGATGGCACGCTTCCTCATCACCTACCACGGCTACCCCTACCCGGACATGGACGTCCTCACCGCCCAGCGGCGCGACTTCCGGGCATGGGCCCAGAAGGCCCTCGGACAGGCCATGGTGGACTTCGGTGCGCCGGTCTACGACGCCGGGCAAATGTCCACCAAGGGGCCGCCTCTCCCGCCGGTGGAGATCGACGGCTACACGATCATCGAGGCGCGTTCCGTGTCCGAGGTCCGCGCTCTCCTCGAGGACCACCCGTTCCTCGAACTCGGAGGCACGATCCAGATCAACGCATGCTTCGACGTGTGACCTGACCCGCGGCCCCGCGGAGGCCGAGGAGCTCGAGGACCCTCGCGACGGTCGCGGTCGCCGCGGCGAGGCCGGCGTCGGCCTCCGTCCCGTCGGCGTGGAGTAGGCCCGCCGCGATGACCTGCATGACGAGCTCGACGTCGCGGTCCGCGAGGCGGCGGCCGGTCATGCGCTCGAGGGCGGCGTTGACCGCCTCGGCCAGGAGCGGCCGGTGGGCCTGCATGATGCGCTGCAGGCCGGCGTCGCGCCCGGCGTCGAGCATCGGGAGGAGTCGGAGCACTACGACGTCCGCGGCGAGCCCCGGCGCGAAGAACACGTCCATGAGCTCCCGCGCGATCTCCTCGAGGGTCCGCGGCTGCGCGTCCAACTCGGCGGCTCTCGCTTGGGCCGCACGTAAGCGGAGGTCCTCCGCGCCCTCCACCGCCGCCGCATAGAGCACCTGCTTGGTCGGGAAGTAGTAGTTGCCCGATCCCGGCGCGAGCCCGGCGGCCTCCGCGACAGCGCGGTGCGTGATCGCCGCCGGCCCGTCGGAGATGAGGAGGCGGGCCGCGGCGTCGGCCATCCGGCGGCGCCGCTCGCGGCTGCGCTCCTGCTTCCCCTCCACCCTGCCCATTGTGCCGGAATAAATCCCGGGGGCCCGTTGCTCCACTCCATGTCTATACACGTGTATAGGTTTTAGAGAGGCGGGCAATCCCCGCACCATGACCAAGGAGTCAGACATGTCGGTTCCCATGGGACTGAAGATCGACTGGTCGACGATGCCGACCTACAACACCATCATGTCGGTGGCCGCGGGCGCCGCGCTGATCGCGCTCGTCGTCCTCGGCAAGGACCTCATCAAGGCCCGCACCAACGGACCCGGATCGGAGCCCCTGCAGACAGACGGCTGGGCCGTGGCCCTGGGCATCCTCGGCCTGGTCCTGTTCCCGACCGGCCTGCACATGACCCTCACATGGCCACTCGCCAAGGGCGGCTTCCCGTTCGACAACGTGATCTTCGGTGAGACGAGCCTCGGCCTGAGCGCACTGCTCCTCGGCGCGGCGTTCTACCTCTGGAAGCGCGGCACGGTACTTCGCGAAGCCGCCGACCCGGTCGCAGCGGCAGCGCGCGTGGCCCGGCCGATCTCATGGTTCGTCGGCGGGCTCGGCCTGAGCCTCTTCGGGATCGCCGCCGCCGGAATCACCTACCAGCTCTTCGCCGCTCCCCCACAGGAGCCCATCTCCGGCGCGTTTGCGCAGTGGCCGTGGCTCGAGGCCACGTTCATGTCCGGCCTCTTCGCCCTCGTTGGCCTCGGCGCCGTCCTGTTTCCGTTTGCCGCGCGCCAGCTCCGCTCCGGCTACAAGCACCAGGTGATCGTCCGCTGGATCGGCGCACTCTGGATGATCGCGGGCATCGTCTTCCTGCTCTTCGGTGCCATGAACTTCTTCACGCACATCGGGCTCATCGTCAACACGATGTGAGCCGTCAGGCTCAGACGGCGCCCCGTAGACCACGGTCTGCGGGGCGCTGCCGTGTCGGGTGTCCTCGGGGCCCGCGCGGAGAGGGCCCGGCTCACCGCGCGGCCGGGCCGCCCGCCGTGGCACCGGCAACCACCACGGACACGACCTCGGGATGAGCCCATTCGGCGCGATGGAGGTCCTGCCAACAGCGCGGTGCGGAGCCTACCCGGGCGCCGCGCTGCGGGGGTACCTTTACGGCACGCACCGCGGAAGGACGGCCATGACACGCTTCCTCATCACCTACCACGGCATGCCGTATCCGGAGACCGACGTCGTCGCCGAGAGCCGGCGCGCCCTGCGTGCCTGGGCGGATGCAAAGCTCGGCGCCGCGCTCGTCGATTTCGGGGCGCCCGTGCTTCTCGGAGGGCAGCTGTCCGCCGGTCAGGCTACAGATCCGGTCGAGATCGACGGGTACACGATCATCGAGGCACGCTCACTCTCCGAGGTGCGCGACATCCTCGCCGACCACCCTTATCTGGCGCGCGGCGGGACCCTGCAGATCAACGAGTGCGTGGCGATGTGACGCCGAAAAGAGGGAGAAAAAGCATGAAGAAGACCATTCTTGCCAGCATCGCCGCGGCGATCATCGCCGTCAGTCCGCTCGCGGCTGTGCCTGCGGCAAGCGCGAGAGACCAGCCGCCTTCACACGTCGCGGGGCAGATCCTCGTCAAGTTCAGCGACAATCGCGCGTCCGCGGGTGTGCTCCGCGAGCACGGGCTGAGCGATGGCCCGAACATCGGCAGCACAGGCGCCCGCCTCATCACGGTCCCGGCCGGCATCGTCGCCGCCATAGCCGACAACTCGATCGGGGTCGCGGGCGTGTGCCCGGGCTGCGTGATCCTCAACGGCAAGGTCCTCGACGACAGCGGATCGGGCTCTTCCTCGGCCATTGCGCGGGGCATCGACTGGGCTGTTGCCAACGGCGCGAAGGTCATCAACATGAGCCTCGCGATGCGCTTCTCGTCCCTCACCCTCGAAACCGCTGTCAACAACGCGTGGAACCACGGGGTGGTCATCGTTGCCGCGGCGGGCAACTCCGGCTCCCAGGCCAAGATGTACCCGGCCGCCTACACCAACGTCATCGCCGTGGCGGCCACCGACAACAACGACGCGAAGGCATCCTTCTCGACATACGGTGCCAAGTGGGTGGATCTCGCGGCGCCCGGGGTCAGCGTCTACTCGACCTTCCCGAATCACCCGTTCGCCCTGCAGACCACCTACAACCGTTCGCTGGACTACGACATCGGCAGCGGCACGTCGATGGCCTCTCCCATCGTCGCCGCCACCGTGGCCTTGGCGTGGAACGCGCATCCCGCCTACACGAACGCCGATGTCCGAGCGCACGTCGAGTCCACTGCCGACAAGATCGCCGGAACCGGGTCCTACTGGGCGAATGGCCGCGTGAACGCGAACGGCGCCGTCCACTAGGCCGCGCGGCCACACTGTGGCTGGGCGCACGGGCGCGCTCAGCCTGCCAACCTGGACGTCACGTCGTCCTGTTGCCAGCCCTCCTCCCCAGCTTTAGGCTTCAAGTTACGGGGTGTCGCGGGCCTCTCGCGGCGTGTCGGACAATGAGATCGCACGAGAGCCGGGGACGACGGCACACGGTGTCGGCCCAGGCCTCCGGCGACGACCCTCACGAGATGCCCCCAGAAGGTGACTCGTCGAGGCTGAGGTAGCCGCCGCCGTCCCAGCCGTCGAGACAGCACTGGCTACCGGAGAGTAACAATGGCAGACTCCCAGTTCATGACATCCCGGACGACGGCGCCCGGCGCCACCGCATCCACCTCGCCTGCCGGCGGGCCCACCACCGCGCCCGACGCTCCGCGCGCCTCCTTCGAGCAGCTGGCCTCCCTCGCCACGGGAACCGGCCCAGCGCTCGAGGTGACCTCCCCGTTCGATGGGCAGCCACTCGGCGTCGTGCGCCAGGCCGCGGAGGGCGAGGTCGCGGCGGCTGTGCAGCGCGCCAGGGAGGCGCAGATGCGCTGGGCGGCGACCCCCGCGAGGACCAGGGCCGCCGTGGCCCGGCGTTTCGCGAAGCTCGTGCTGGACCGGCGGGACGAGATCCTCGACGTGGTCCAGGCAGAGACCGGCAAGTCGCGCCTCGCCGCCCTCGAGGAGGTCGTGGACGCCTCGATGACGGCCTCGCACTACGCGCACACGGCCCCTGGGCTCCTGCGTCCGCGGCGCCATGTCGGCACGTTCCCGCTCCTGACGCAGACCACCGAGCTGCGGCATCCGAAGGGCGTGGTCGGGGTCATCACCCCCTGGAACTACCCGTTCACGCTCGTGGCGAGCGACTCCATCCCCGCGCTGCTCGCGGGCAACGCCGTAGTCATCAAGCCGGACCACCAGACCCCGTACTCGGGCCTGATGGTCCTGGACCTCCTGTGGCAGGCCGGGCTCCCCGACGGGCTCGCGCAGGTGGTGCTCGGACCCGGCGCTGTGGTGGGGCCGCAGCTCGTCGACGCGGTCGACTTCGTGATGTTCACAGGCTCGACGGCGACCGGACGGGTCGTGGCGCAGCGCGCCGCCGGGCGGCTCATCGGGTTCTCCGCGGAGCTGGGCGGCAAGAACCCGCTCATCGTGCTGCCCGACGCGAACATCCCTGCGGCCGCGGCCGGCGCCGCGCGGGCCTGCTTCGCCAATGCGGGCCAGCTGTGCGTGGGACCCGAGCGGATCTATGTGCACGAGGCCGTCCGCTCGCGGTTCACCGAGGCGTTCCTCGACGAGGTCTCGAGGATCCGCGTCGCGCCCGGGACATCCTGGGACGCGGACATGGGCTCGCTCATCTCCCCCGCGCACCTCGCGCGGGTCCAGGCGCACTTGGACGATGCCGTGGGCAAGGGCGCACGGATCCTCGCCGGCGGCGCCGCCCGGCCCGATCTGGGTCCGGGCTTCTTCGCCCCCACCGTCCTCACCGACGTCCCCGAGACCGCGGACCTCGTGCGTTCCGA
Protein-coding sequences here:
- a CDS encoding MFS transporter, whose translation is MSSPGSSWAWPIGADYPIANSLLAEWLPRKRRGQMLGVLQVGWFIGAAVASIVGYAMFEVFGADSWRWMLVSSAFLGVIVLLLRLGTPESPRWLLHHCRVKDAKRPPSALP
- a CDS encoding HNH endonuclease family protein, producing MDPVYQRESGVWSKDRKQLFIDSIVNGFDIPKIYMHVVDLDDAGFEFAVVDGKQRISTLLQFLDSNLALAEDFKYSGVDCEVPPKAGQLFKDLREETRDIIKEISLDVTLIRGADEDDIEELFSRLNNGEKLNAAESRNAIGGPVAKAVRDLAQEPFFKTKLKFSNRRYAHYEVSCKLLYLEKTFLEFGEDRTADLKKKYLDKFVRDGKKMPGADATKLADRVAARLKDISPIFDQNDMELSKQSYPQLMYVFATHVLGNYGGAGIKEMMKRFLVEFRLARNENLNRDEESRDSELTEFGRLMQQGTNDSGSMEKRRDILVKRFLLAHPEVVLKDTKRGFTTEERWVLWQRSDKRCASCGRPLQTLEEVDADHVKWHSQGGPTSLSNARALCVPCNRGHGGTSRELELIAP
- a CDS encoding SDR family oxidoreductase; the encoded protein is MTIGITGVTGTIGGQVARFLAADDLPLVLLARTPAKAPKLPRAVVRPADYGDRPLCERSLEGVETLFMVSGRESETRMDEHRSFIDAAAAAGVRHVVYTSFMGAEPDATFTLARDHFATEEYIKDAGLAYTFLRDCLYSDFLEGMVGDDGVIRGPAGNGAVAVVAQADVARCAAAVLRDPAAHAGVTYTLTGPEALTMAQIAHIISAIRGTHVTFHNETVPEAYESRRKWPAPDWEYDAWVSTYTAVAAGEMEHVTDDVETLTGRRSMSLKEVLLAE
- a CDS encoding YciI family protein; the protein is MARFLITYHGYPYPDMDVLTAQRRDFRAWAQKALGQAMVDFGAPVYDAGQMSTKGPPLPPVEIDGYTIIEARSVSEVRALLEDHPFLELGGTIQINACFDV
- a CDS encoding TetR/AcrR family transcriptional regulator translates to MEGKQERSRERRRRMADAAARLLISDGPAAITHRAVAEAAGLAPGSGNYYFPTKQVLYAAAVEGAEDLRLRAAQARAAELDAQPRTLEEIARELMDVFFAPGLAADVVVLRLLPMLDAGRDAGLQRIMQAHRPLLAEAVNAALERMTGRRLADRDVELVMQVIAAGLLHADGTEADAGLAAATATVARVLELLGLRGAAGQVTRRSMR
- a CDS encoding DUF981 family protein, with amino-acid sequence MSVPMGLKIDWSTMPTYNTIMSVAAGAALIALVVLGKDLIKARTNGPGSEPLQTDGWAVALGILGLVLFPTGLHMTLTWPLAKGGFPFDNVIFGETSLGLSALLLGAAFYLWKRGTVLREAADPVAAAARVARPISWFVGGLGLSLFGIAAAGITYQLFAAPPQEPISGAFAQWPWLEATFMSGLFALVGLGAVLFPFAARQLRSGYKHQVIVRWIGALWMIAGIVFLLFGAMNFFTHIGLIVNTM
- a CDS encoding S8 family serine peptidase — its product is MKKTILASIAAAIIAVSPLAAVPAASARDQPPSHVAGQILVKFSDNRASAGVLREHGLSDGPNIGSTGARLITVPAGIVAAIADNSIGVAGVCPGCVILNGKVLDDSGSGSSSAIARGIDWAVANGAKVINMSLAMRFSSLTLETAVNNAWNHGVVIVAAAGNSGSQAKMYPAAYTNVIAVAATDNNDAKASFSTYGAKWVDLAAPGVSVYSTFPNHPFALQTTYNRSLDYDIGSGTSMASPIVAATVALAWNAHPAYTNADVRAHVESTADKIAGTGSYWANGRVNANGAVH
- a CDS encoding succinic semialdehyde dehydrogenase — translated: MTSRTTAPGATASTSPAGGPTTAPDAPRASFEQLASLATGTGPALEVTSPFDGQPLGVVRQAAEGEVAAAVQRAREAQMRWAATPARTRAAVARRFAKLVLDRRDEILDVVQAETGKSRLAALEEVVDASMTASHYAHTAPGLLRPRRHVGTFPLLTQTTELRHPKGVVGVITPWNYPFTLVASDSIPALLAGNAVVIKPDHQTPYSGLMVLDLLWQAGLPDGLAQVVLGPGAVVGPQLVDAVDFVMFTGSTATGRVVAQRAAGRLIGFSAELGGKNPLIVLPDANIPAAAAGAARACFANAGQLCVGPERIYVHEAVRSRFTEAFLDEVSRIRVAPGTSWDADMGSLISPAHLARVQAHLDDAVGKGARILAGGAARPDLGPGFFAPTVLTDVPETADLVRSETFGPVVAIYPVRTEDEAIARANDSTLGLNASVWTTPSRGRALGSRIEAGTVNVNEGYAAAWASHSAPMGGWKESGLGRRHGAEGLLKYTEAQTVSVQHALPIAPWTGMSNERFANLFTRATGILNRFR